The following is a genomic window from Verrucosispora sp. WMMD573.
GCGCCGCCGACGGCAGCGCGGTGGCCCGGATGCTGATCACCGACGGCATGGTCAACGGACACCGGATAGCGCACGGCGGTTTCGTGTTCCTCCTGGCCGACACCGCGTTCGCGCTGGCCTGCAACAGCCACGGTCCGGCCACCGTCGCCGCCGGTGCCGACATCACCTTCGTCCGCCCGGCCCGGCAGGGGGACGTGCTGGTCGCCCGGGCCAGCGAACGCACCCGGTACGGCCGCAGCGGCATCTACGACGTCACCGTCAGCCGCGAGGGCGGGGAGGTGGTCGCGGAGTTCCGTGGCCAGAGCCGGACCCTGCGGGCGGTAGCCTCCGCCGACGGCGGCGGACCGGAACCGGGGAAGCACGACCGGGCGCCAACAGCCGGCCAGGGACGCTGATCGGGGACCCGGTACCGCCGCTCCCGCCGGTCCGGGTCCACCAGCCGTCCGGGACGGATCCCGTGCGCGCCGCCCCGTGCTGGTCCCGGGCGTCGGGCACGATGTCCCGATGGGACACGTCGTGCTCTTCCACTCCGTGTACGGGCTGCGGCCGGCGGTGCTGGCGGCCGCCGACCGGCTGCGCGCCGCCGGCCATCAGGCGCACACGCCCGACCTGTACGGCGTGCCCGCCGTCGACTCCGTGGCGGCAGGCTTCGACCTGCTGGAGCGGATCGGCCAGCAGACGGTTCTCGACCGGGCCCGCGCGGCGCTCGACGGGCTGCCGCCCGACACCGTGCTCGCCGGGTTCTCGATGGGCGCCGGGGTGGCCGGCGCGCTGCTGGCCGAGCGCCCCGACACCGCTGGCCTGCTGCTGTTGCACGGCACCGGAGGCTCCCCCACGGCGGTCCGTCCCGGCCTCCGGGTGCACCTGCACCTGGCCGACCCGGACGCCTACGACCCGCCGGACGAGGTCGACCAGTGGCAGCGGGAGATGATCGCGGCCGGAGCGGATCTCGTGGTGCACCGCTATCCCGGGGCGGGTCACCTCTTCACCGACCCGACCGTTGCCGACCACGATCCGCGCGCTGCCCGGCTGACCTGGGATCGGGTGCTTGCCTTCATGGAGCACCGCTGACCGGGCCGCCGGCCGGGGGACTAGGGGGCAGGCCCGTCGCCCCACCCGGCTCGCGCTCGTCCCGGTCGTCGAGGTGACCCGGCCGGCCGGGGCCACCCCGCTCGGTGGCCTCCCGGCTGCCGGGATGACCCGGTCGATCCGCCGGGCGAGCACGGTGCGCACCGCCCGGGGCAGCCGGGCGCCAGCGACCTGCCGCAGGAC
Proteins encoded in this region:
- a CDS encoding dienelactone hydrolase family protein; this encodes MGHVVLFHSVYGLRPAVLAAADRLRAAGHQAHTPDLYGVPAVDSVAAGFDLLERIGQQTVLDRARAALDGLPPDTVLAGFSMGAGVAGALLAERPDTAGLLLLHGTGGSPTAVRPGLRVHLHLADPDAYDPPDEVDQWQREMIAAGADLVVHRYPGAGHLFTDPTVADHDPRAARLTWDRVLAFMEHR